CGAACAGGGGATATGTCCTTCGACCACCACTTGAATCTCACCGACATGGCCCTTTTCCGCTTGCTGTACCGCTTTGGCTATCTCGGATCGATCTTGCTTACTAAAATAACGATGTGCGGAAGAGACGTAGAGAAAGTGCTTAAACCAACGTTTTAAACTCGGTTGTACCTGATCATCCAATTTAGGTTGGGTAATAATCTGTGTTGTATCTGTCTTGGTTACCATGAGCCTGATGCTCCTCCCCCGCCAAAGCTACCGCCACCGCCACTATAACCACCGCCACTGCCACCGCCAAAACCACCGCTTCCACCGCCGCGACCACCACCCGATAGAAAGGCTTGGAAAATCAGTTGTGCCAACGAGGTGATCAATAAAAAGAAAATTCCGACACCGAGCAATAAGCTCATGACCAGACCTGCACCATTGACGAGACCAGCAACGGTTGCAGCCACAGCTGCAGTGGAGGCACTTAAACGATTACCGACAATAAATGAACCGACCACACCCGAAATCAAGATAAATAAGGCCATAGTCAAAGTATTGTCTTTGGCTTGCTGCGCTTGGATTGCTTGCTCGTGCCGATCTTTCAACTCTTGTGCGGCTTGCTGTGCAATCTCAGGGTCTAAATTGACGATACGGCTAATCTCATCCAAACCTGCTGCAATGCCTTGAGCATACTGCCCCTGTTTAAAATAGGGGGTGATTTGATTGCGGATAATCCGACTCAGCACCACATCAGGCAATACACCTTCCAGGCCATAACCCGTCAAGATTTGAATATTACGATCATTCACCGCAATTGCCATCAATAAACCATTATCGCGTTTGGCTGAGCCTAATTGCCACTTTTCACCTGCACGTAAGGCAAAATCAAAAATGGCTTCCTGCCCAGTGGTCGGTACGATAATCACCCCGATTTGCGCTTTGCCTTGCTGATACAGACCCAAAATTTTCTGGTTGAGCTGTTGCATTTCGGCATCACTCAACACTTTGGCCTGATCAATCACAGGTTGGTTTAAAGTCGGCAAACCACGAATCGATTCACCCTCAGCCATGTCATTAGCAACTTTAGGCAATACAGGTGTTTCAGTATTCGAAGCTACAGGCTTATTCTTTTGCTGTTCCTGAATAATTTTACCTGCAACCACCAGATCACTTTGATCGGTTGCGGTCGCAACTTCAGCCCAAACCGTATGCTGGAAAAGCAGTGTCGCAAAAACGATGCTTAAAACAGGCAAAATTCGCTGTTTTAAGTGCTGCTTAAACAGGTTCAACATACGGCGACTCCTCACAGTTCAAAATAATTTCAAAGATTAATTAAATGAAACTGTCGGTGCTTGCTGTGCAGATTGTTCCGCCTTGAAGTTTTCTTTGGTTTTCATGCCAATCACTTTAGCCGTCATCACTTGCGGGAATTGACGTACATAAGCGTTGTAATCTTGAACTGTGGTGATATAGCGGTTACGCGCAACCGCAATGCGGTTTTCAGTGCCTTCAAGCTGTGCCTGTAAGTCACGGAACTGCTCATTGGCTTTCAAATCTGGATAGTTTTCTGAAACCGCAATCAAACGGGACAATGCACCCGTCAATTGGCTTTGTGCTTGTTGGTATTTCTCGAATAATGCAGGATCTTCCAACACTTCTTTATCGACTTTTAAGCCTGCCACATTCGAACGTGCTTGAGTGACTTCAACCAACACTTGCTCTTCATGTTTGGCATAGCCTTTCACCACATTGACCAAATTCGGTACCAGATCGGCACGGCGTTGATATTGGTTCTGCACTTCAGACCAAGATGCATTCACCGCTTCGTCTTTGACCTGCAAAGTATTATAACCACAACCGGTAAATAACAAGGTGCTTGCCAATACGGTTGCCAGTGCAGTTTGTTTGATGATTTTCATAAAAATTTATCCTCAAGTTTTTCTTTATATTTTTGCGATAATTCATTGTAATGGGATTTTTTGTCAGCTGTGTAACATTTATTAAAGTTGATTTATCAGTATTTAAATAAAAAAGGCATTACCCCAAGCAAGCTTGAAGTAATGCCGTGCTAAGCATAAACGTTTAATTTTGAATTGAAATTAACTATAGATTTTAGATGCTGTTTGTTCTTGAAAACTTGCCATCCCATATTCATCGGCCATACGCGCTTTCCAGTAATTCACCAAGCTCGTATAGTCATGTTTGGCAGGATGAAAATCCGCTTGATAATACGATAAATATTCAGGAATCAACTGCAATAACATTTTACTCAGCAAGTACATGCCAAATAGATTGCCACCGAGTTTCGGTAAGCTTTTCCACTTATCTTGCCAGATTAAACGTGTGGTGGCATAAAAAGTCAGGCTAGCAAAGCCTGTGGTCACACTGCGCATAAGCAAACGGCGAATACGGTCATCACCATAGACTTCTTGGTAGACATCAAAAGCGACCGAACGATGCTCGATTTCTTCAATCGCATGCCAGACCCACAACTTCATCGCATCCTCATCTAGTGTACTGAGAATTTCTGGATGTTTGAGAATATAGCCACCTAACATCGCGGTAAAATGCTCAAAGGCACAGGTCAAAGCCAGTTGTAGTTTCGGATGAATATTGCGCAACATATCATCCCGTTTCGCCAACCATGCCTGAAACCGATCAAGATTATAATCGTCACGTCGCCAAGCATCATTAAACTCAGTATGTGCTTTGGAATGCATTGCCTCTTGCCCAATAAAAGCCGCAATCTGCGCCTGTAATTGTGGATCTTGCACTTTATCGCGGACATTACGCACGCTATTCACAAAATACTGCTCTCCAATCGGAAATGTTGAAGACAGTGCCGTAAGTAAATGAGACATCACTGGAGAATTGGCAAAATAATGACGTTTGATTTTTTTTGGATTAAATTGCAAACGCCGTACAGTAATTCCCAATGCTTTGGGCCGGTTTAAATAAGTTTTTTCTACCTTCACATTTGCAAGAGCCATCTCAATTGCCTGCAGCATTTCCTAGACTGAGTTCGAGTATTACGCTGGAAAAATGGCAAAGACAGGGCCAAAAAGCTTATAAAGTTTGCCAAAACTACCAAAATGATGACTGGTCTAGGCCGATGAAATCGGTGCGATACATTCTTCTGGTTTAATTTTTTTCAGGCTCAGCATGGCTGCAAGAAACAGTCCGCCCATAATTGCAACCACACTATGGAAAGCGAATAACTGGGCTTGCGCCATAGAATAATGCAGTGTTTCAACGGTCCATTGAATAATAAATGCTGTCAGGGTCCCCAATACTGCAATGCCAAAGGTCAGGCCAAGCTGCCTGAGCATATTTAATATTGCTGCGGCAAAGCTTGCATCTGCCTGCGATACCGAATGTAGACTCAAGGTACTGGAGCTCGGAACAATCAAGCCAATACCTGCCCCCATCATGCCACTTAAGCCAATAAATAGCAGATAAGATGAACTGCTCTGGAAGCTGATCATTGCGATTAACGCTGTTCCCGAAATGAGCAATCCCATTTTAAGTAACGGTAACACGCCATAGCTTTGCTGTAACCGACCAAAGCAAATGGAAACCACCGCCTGCATCAGAAATTGTGGGGCAATCAGCCAACCCGTTTGGGCCGCACTTAAATGAACTTGTTCCTGATAAAACAGCGCAAAGACAAATAAGGAGCTATAGCCTGCAAATCCCAATAGAAAAGAGATCAGATTGAAATGTAAAAAAATGCGGTTATGGAATAAATGTCGTGGAATCAGTGGATGCAACGTATGGTTTTGATGTCGAATAAAAATCAGCGCAAAAACTATCGAAAGCAGGAAACTAAAAACAATCAGATAACCCATATGCGCTTGCTGAACCATGATAATGCTATAGGTCAAGGTAGCAATCGCAATTACACTATAAATCAATCCCAAATAATCAAAACTGATTTTTTGCTGATATTGATCGTCGGCAATACCTTTCCAACCTAAATATAACGCTAACATTCCAACAGGCAGGTTCAGCCAGAAAATACTTTGCCAACCCAAATAATGCACCATTAAACCACCCATCAGCGGTCCAATAATTAAGGCAAAGGCACTGAATGAACTCCAGTTGCCAATTTCTCGTGCCTTGCGATCGGCTTGGGTAAAATGATGCACGATGATGGCCAACGTTAGTGGAATCAGCATCGCGCCTGCGACACCCTGAATCACCCGCCCAAGAATCAAGATTCCAAAATCAGGCGCTGCGGCACAAATCACCGAGCCAAAAATAAAGATCCCGACACCGACTAACCATAAGCGTTTACGCCCCAACCATTGGCTTAAAGCCCCCACCGCCAACATCAAACTCGACATACTCAGCGCATAGCTATCAATCACCCACTGTAAATCGGCGAGATGACTATTGAACTGTGTCTGAATTGCAGCTAAAGCCAGATTGACACTGCTTAAATCCACCAAGCAAAGAAAGGTACTGGTATACAGTGCGGCAATTAACAGCCTGTCATTGAGTTTCGATGTCATTATTTTATCCACCCAGCACAAACAAAATGAGAATTATTATCATCAATAGCATAGCAAGGTATTGACTGCTTGTTAAAGTTTTTATTTTCTTAGTCCATAAAAGCAAATACCATCAACCATCGACAAAATAAAAAAGCCCAAGCACGAGGCTTGGGCTTTTAAAACTTAAATACTGAAAGAAAGCTTACACGCCAAGATAATCCAAGATGCCTTCAGCAGCTTGACGACCTTCCCAGATCGCGGTTACGACCAAGTCAGAACCACGAACCATATCCCCACCTGCGAAGATTTTTGGATTCGAGGTCTGGAATTTGAATTCTTGCTGTTCTGCCGCAACCACACGACCTGAACCATCTAAACTCACATTCGCACCACCGAACCAATCCGCTGGACTTGGACGGAAACCAAATGCCAATAATACGGCATCCGCTGGGAGAACTTCTTCAGAACCCGGAATCGGTTCAGGGCTACGACGGCCACGGCTGTCAG
This genomic stretch from Acinetobacter sp. C32I harbors:
- a CDS encoding metal-dependent hydrolase, which encodes MALANVKVEKTYLNRPKALGITVRRLQFNPKKIKRHYFANSPVMSHLLTALSSTFPIGEQYFVNSVRNVRDKVQDPQLQAQIAAFIGQEAMHSKAHTEFNDAWRRDDYNLDRFQAWLAKRDDMLRNIHPKLQLALTCAFEHFTAMLGGYILKHPEILSTLDEDAMKLWVWHAIEEIEHRSVAFDVYQEVYGDDRIRRLLMRSVTTGFASLTFYATTRLIWQDKWKSLPKLGGNLFGMYLLSKMLLQLIPEYLSYYQADFHPAKHDYTSLVNYWKARMADEYGMASFQEQTASKIYS
- a CDS encoding LemA family protein — its product is MKIIKQTALATVLASTLLFTGCGYNTLQVKDEAVNASWSEVQNQYQRRADLVPNLVNVVKGYAKHEEQVLVEVTQARSNVAGLKVDKEVLEDPALFEKYQQAQSQLTGALSRLIAVSENYPDLKANEQFRDLQAQLEGTENRIAVARNRYITTVQDYNAYVRQFPQVMTAKVIGMKTKENFKAEQSAQQAPTVSFN
- a CDS encoding TPM domain-containing protein, with product MLNLFKQHLKQRILPVLSIVFATLLFQHTVWAEVATATDQSDLVVAGKIIQEQQKNKPVASNTETPVLPKVANDMAEGESIRGLPTLNQPVIDQAKVLSDAEMQQLNQKILGLYQQGKAQIGVIIVPTTGQEAIFDFALRAGEKWQLGSAKRDNGLLMAIAVNDRNIQILTGYGLEGVLPDVVLSRIIRNQITPYFKQGQYAQGIAAGLDEISRIVNLDPEIAQQAAQELKDRHEQAIQAQQAKDNTLTMALFILISGVVGSFIVGNRLSASTAAVAATVAGLVNGAGLVMSLLLGVGIFFLLITSLAQLIFQAFLSGGGRGGGSGGFGGGSGGGYSGGGGSFGGGGASGSW
- a CDS encoding MFS transporter, with the protein product MTSKLNDRLLIAALYTSTFLCLVDLSSVNLALAAIQTQFNSHLADLQWVIDSYALSMSSLMLAVGALSQWLGRKRLWLVGVGIFIFGSVICAAAPDFGILILGRVIQGVAGAMLIPLTLAIIVHHFTQADRKAREIGNWSSFSAFALIIGPLMGGLMVHYLGWQSIFWLNLPVGMLALYLGWKGIADDQYQQKISFDYLGLIYSVIAIATLTYSIIMVQQAHMGYLIVFSFLLSIVFALIFIRHQNHTLHPLIPRHLFHNRIFLHFNLISFLLGFAGYSSLFVFALFYQEQVHLSAAQTGWLIAPQFLMQAVVSICFGRLQQSYGVLPLLKMGLLISGTALIAMISFQSSSSYLLFIGLSGMMGAGIGLIVPSSSTLSLHSVSQADASFAAAILNMLRQLGLTFGIAVLGTLTAFIIQWTVETLHYSMAQAQLFAFHSVVAIMGGLFLAAMLSLKKIKPEECIAPISSA